Proteins encoded by one window of Chondromyces crocatus:
- a CDS encoding MYXO-CTERM sorting domain-containing protein, giving the protein MRTLHPRALVASFVGTSLLWTSAAQADETPFVYVRCARTTETFTVEMDVVVDGQTRTATRTMTGLDVYDVLPDVTNFLSGFSGPCDLMLHDAAGSERVLYDCSSTSTDAAACAAMDPAVSFDAGTVAFTVFRGELRPGSELVHPRVVDPLAENTTNTRFSLPNRLLATTEAQLYVVDVASGTVRELPHVAGTFDTGPAFLPNGRLAFTSTRDGHTSTLVFGTTNSSPGTRIWSMDLDGNNLDIASHHSLAQEQHPFVLRDGRVLHSSWQLFGGLPFRHTNGSPGGFTTIGNLFHLFAQNPDGSHQFAFFGQHAGDHQPISSVGVDHKAAHFVTQTSDARVWFADYYRGNNNGLGEVLGMMPEPLDQEGISAEEAPAFGDVYAPRDMVRFAPWTTSGDSMAKPMPAPAISVPTYADPMPFAGKVGHPSALPDGGLMVVWGKGACSTVASPSVFDSLGRPRPPLTSGSGSGTAMNVLTSLALDTPGCDAGLYRATAIPSSHPNDLELMVDERAWHEIQPRALVPYAAIHGVERPTVIARADVRAQHAALEVGTPFGLLGAASILDRETHPRGGIRFQGEHQFHNHGTDTIDYDDDDLCGVRILGVMPNRSKDTYRELSNVAGERVRILGEFPVRNTNADGTARMDPSGHPDTSFLVRFPADVPYLMQGIDCDGRTLNTDQTWQSLRPGEQKTCGGCHVHSKPARVEFANSFAATPEYEIHRLGEGTVPLLAGRDGDGKVQTRTEEGYGLAIDFVSDVMPLFERRCVSCHGGGSPAAGLALDRPGVDRDSRATWYCLVGDRSQVCVPDALRHETGAGSGGITFRRPQLTRYVRAFNALGSLLYWKAANRRTDKRADDTYGASDAADLRDIDFGAAHPTDTTPEELGLLARWIDIGSPGGPQEARDTQFPTLHLSATVSGETVTALHVGTVDLGSGIDPSSLEVCLVQGGACERNLATEAQRHGVVHLDLAAPLTDDAQIVRASVRDLAGNETLVERTVGWLRSAPPPLPGEGPGEEEEEEGEGAGVKGAGDEGGCGCRAGAGAASTTWAMAPLAAAWLMWRRRRRHGQ; this is encoded by the coding sequence ATGCGAACGCTCCATCCTCGCGCGCTGGTCGCGTCCTTCGTCGGGACCTCCTTGCTGTGGACCTCCGCCGCGCAGGCGGACGAGACGCCCTTCGTGTACGTGCGGTGTGCGCGCACCACGGAGACCTTCACGGTCGAGATGGACGTGGTGGTCGACGGGCAGACGCGGACGGCGACGCGGACGATGACCGGGCTCGACGTCTACGATGTGCTACCGGACGTCACGAACTTCCTCAGCGGGTTCTCGGGGCCGTGTGATCTCATGCTGCACGACGCGGCCGGAAGCGAGCGCGTCCTGTACGACTGCTCGTCGACGTCCACGGATGCCGCGGCGTGTGCCGCGATGGACCCGGCGGTGTCGTTCGATGCGGGCACCGTGGCGTTCACGGTGTTCCGAGGCGAGCTGCGGCCAGGGTCGGAGCTGGTCCACCCGCGGGTGGTGGATCCGCTCGCGGAGAACACCACGAACACGCGCTTCTCGCTGCCCAACCGGCTGCTCGCGACCACCGAGGCGCAGCTCTACGTGGTCGACGTCGCGTCCGGTACGGTCAGGGAGCTGCCGCACGTGGCGGGCACCTTCGACACCGGGCCTGCCTTCTTGCCGAACGGTCGCCTGGCCTTCACGTCGACGCGCGACGGTCACACGTCGACGCTCGTGTTCGGTACGACCAACTCGAGCCCGGGGACGCGCATCTGGTCGATGGACCTCGACGGCAACAACCTCGACATCGCGAGCCACCACTCGCTGGCGCAGGAGCAGCATCCGTTCGTGCTCCGTGACGGGCGCGTGCTCCATTCGAGCTGGCAACTCTTCGGCGGGCTGCCTTTCCGGCACACGAACGGTTCGCCGGGCGGGTTCACGACGATCGGGAACCTCTTCCACCTGTTCGCCCAGAACCCCGACGGGTCGCACCAGTTCGCTTTCTTCGGTCAGCACGCGGGTGACCACCAGCCCATCTCGAGCGTCGGGGTGGACCATAAGGCGGCGCACTTCGTCACGCAGACGAGCGACGCACGGGTCTGGTTCGCGGACTACTACCGCGGCAACAACAACGGCCTGGGCGAGGTGCTCGGCATGATGCCCGAGCCGCTGGACCAGGAGGGGATCTCGGCAGAAGAGGCGCCGGCCTTCGGTGACGTCTACGCGCCACGCGACATGGTGCGCTTCGCGCCCTGGACGACCAGCGGGGACAGCATGGCGAAGCCGATGCCGGCGCCCGCGATCAGCGTCCCGACGTACGCGGACCCGATGCCGTTCGCGGGGAAGGTCGGTCACCCGAGCGCGCTCCCCGACGGCGGGCTGATGGTCGTGTGGGGCAAAGGGGCGTGCAGCACGGTGGCCAGCCCGTCGGTGTTCGACAGCCTGGGTCGCCCGCGGCCGCCGCTCACGAGCGGCTCGGGGAGCGGGACGGCGATGAACGTGCTCACCTCGCTCGCGCTCGACACGCCCGGCTGCGACGCCGGGCTGTACCGCGCGACGGCGATCCCCTCGTCCCACCCGAACGATCTCGAATTGATGGTCGACGAGCGCGCGTGGCACGAGATCCAGCCGCGCGCGCTCGTCCCGTACGCCGCGATCCACGGCGTCGAGCGCCCGACGGTGATCGCGCGCGCCGATGTCCGAGCGCAGCACGCCGCCCTGGAGGTGGGCACACCCTTCGGGTTGCTCGGCGCCGCGTCGATCCTCGATCGCGAGACGCATCCGCGGGGCGGGATCCGGTTCCAGGGGGAGCACCAGTTCCACAACCACGGGACCGACACCATCGACTACGACGACGACGACCTGTGCGGCGTGCGGATCCTCGGGGTGATGCCGAACCGCAGCAAGGACACCTACCGGGAACTCTCGAACGTCGCTGGCGAGCGGGTGCGAATCCTCGGGGAGTTCCCGGTCCGGAACACGAACGCCGACGGGACGGCGCGCATGGACCCGAGCGGTCATCCCGACACGAGCTTCCTCGTGCGGTTCCCCGCCGACGTGCCGTACCTGATGCAAGGCATCGACTGCGATGGGCGCACGCTCAACACCGACCAGACGTGGCAGAGCTTGCGCCCTGGTGAGCAGAAGACCTGCGGCGGCTGTCACGTCCACTCGAAGCCCGCGCGCGTCGAGTTCGCGAACAGCTTCGCAGCCACGCCCGAGTACGAGATCCACCGGCTGGGTGAGGGGACGGTGCCGCTGCTCGCTGGACGCGACGGCGACGGCAAGGTGCAGACGCGCACGGAGGAGGGCTACGGGCTCGCCATCGACTTCGTGAGCGACGTCATGCCCCTCTTCGAGCGGCGCTGCGTGAGCTGTCACGGCGGTGGATCGCCGGCGGCCGGGCTCGCCCTCGATCGCCCGGGCGTCGATCGGGACAGCCGCGCGACGTGGTACTGCCTCGTGGGCGACAGGAGCCAGGTCTGCGTGCCGGACGCCTTGCGGCACGAGACGGGCGCCGGCAGCGGCGGGATCACGTTCCGGCGCCCGCAGCTCACCCGCTACGTGCGCGCGTTCAACGCGCTCGGGAGCCTCCTGTACTGGAAGGCGGCCAACCGGCGCACCGACAAGCGAGCCGATGACACGTACGGCGCCTCCGATGCGGCGGATCTGCGCGACATCGACTTCGGTGCGGCGCACCCGACGGACACCACGCCCGAGGAGCTCGGCCTCCTCGCACGCTGGATCGACATCGGCTCCCCCGGTGGTCCGCAAGAGGCCCGTGACACGCAGTTCCCGACGCTGCACCTGTCCGCCACGGTGTCGGGGGAGACGGTGACCGCGCTGCACGTCGGGACGGTGGACCTCGGCAGCGGGATCGATCCCTCGTCGCTCGAGGTCTGTCTCGTCCAAGGGGGGGCATGCGAGCGCAACCTCGCGACGGAGGCGCAGCGGCACGGCGTGGTGCATCTCGACCTCGCCGCGCCGCTGACCGACGACGCCCAGATCGTCCGAGCGAGCGTCCGTGATCTCGCCGGCAACGAGACCCTGGTGGAGCGCACCGTGGGCTGGCTGCGGAGCGCGCCGCCGCCCCTCCCGGGCGAAGGCCCGGGCGAGGAAGAGGAAGAAGAGGGGGAGGGGGCCGGCGTGAAAGGAGCAGGCGACGAGGGCGGATGTGGCTGCCGAGCTGGTGCCGGCGCGGCGTCGACGACGTGGGCGATGGCACCGCTCGCCGCCGCCTGGTTGATGTGGCGAAGGCGTCGTCGGCACGGGCAGTAG
- a CDS encoding DUF3224 domain-containing protein: protein MSDHASATYEIRSWDETPLHPVEGLPKIARVNATTRFSGEIEGEGTLEYLMTYRDDGVATFVGLERVVGRVGGKSGSFVLRHLGTFEDGVAKATLLVVQGSATGELRGLMGEGGFAASGSRVPLTLDYVIEG from the coding sequence ATGAGCGATCACGCGAGCGCGACGTACGAGATCCGGTCGTGGGACGAGACCCCGCTGCATCCCGTGGAGGGCCTGCCGAAGATCGCCCGGGTGAACGCGACGACGAGGTTCAGCGGAGAGATCGAGGGCGAGGGGACGCTGGAGTACCTGATGACCTACCGCGACGATGGCGTGGCCACGTTCGTCGGTCTGGAGCGGGTGGTCGGTCGCGTGGGAGGCAAGTCGGGCAGCTTCGTGCTGCGCCACCTCGGGACGTTCGAGGACGGCGTGGCGAAGGCCACCCTGCTGGTGGTCCAGGGCTCGGCGACGGGCGAGCTGCGAGGCCTGATGGGTGAAGGAGGGTTCGCGGCCAGCGGGAGCCGCGTCCCGCTCACGCTCGACTACGTCATCGAGGGGTGA
- a CDS encoding bestrophin family protein translates to MIVRERPSFWRLFLILRGSVVPRILPQIGATMVLSCLVVYWTMDPARTPISITPAPFTLIGLALAIFLGFRNNAAYDRYWEARKLWGELVIVSRSFAREVLTLMSLDADADVLRARQVRLVRKAIAFVHALKDHLRGIKDREGMEPSLASTHTSEEIDAFLRSSNVPNAMVTSLGADLLACRREGLVSEILLLHLDARLNGFTHVQAACERIKTTPIPFVYSLLLHRTAYLYCFLLPFGLVESIGRMTPLVVGLVSYTFFGLDAVGDEIEEPFGLAPNDLPLSAMARTIEINLLEALGEEVLPAPMLPVDYNLE, encoded by the coding sequence ATGATCGTCCGCGAGCGGCCCTCGTTCTGGCGCCTGTTCTTGATCCTGCGCGGCTCGGTCGTCCCGAGGATCCTGCCGCAGATCGGCGCCACGATGGTGCTTTCCTGCCTCGTGGTCTACTGGACCATGGACCCGGCGAGGACGCCGATCTCCATCACCCCGGCGCCCTTCACCCTGATCGGCCTCGCCCTCGCCATCTTCCTCGGTTTCCGCAACAACGCCGCCTACGACCGCTACTGGGAGGCGCGGAAACTCTGGGGCGAGCTGGTCATCGTCAGCCGCTCGTTCGCGCGCGAGGTGCTCACCTTGATGAGCCTCGACGCCGATGCCGACGTGCTGCGAGCCCGCCAGGTGCGCCTCGTGCGAAAGGCGATCGCCTTCGTTCACGCCTTGAAGGACCACCTCCGGGGAATCAAGGATCGCGAGGGCATGGAGCCCTCGCTCGCCTCGACCCACACCTCCGAGGAGATCGACGCCTTCCTGAGGTCCTCGAACGTGCCCAACGCGATGGTCACATCCCTGGGCGCCGATCTCCTCGCGTGCCGGCGCGAGGGCCTGGTCTCGGAGATCCTGCTTTTGCACCTCGACGCGCGCCTGAACGGCTTCACCCACGTGCAGGCGGCGTGCGAGCGGATCAAGACGACCCCCATCCCCTTCGTCTACTCACTCCTCCTGCACCGGACCGCGTACCTGTACTGCTTCCTGCTGCCGTTCGGCCTGGTGGAGTCCATCGGCCGGATGACCCCCCTCGTCGTGGGCCTGGTCTCGTACACCTTCTTCGGCCTCGACGCCGTGGGCGACGAGATCGAGGAGCCCTTCGGCCTGGCCCCGAACGATCTGCCGCTGAGCGCCATGGCGCGGACCATCGAGATCAACCTGCTCGAAGCCCTGGGCGAGGAAGTGCTCCCCGCGCCGATGCTGCCCGTCGACTACAACCTGGAGTGA
- a CDS encoding SgcJ/EcaC family oxidoreductase: MASSASQAGAEDTTTPSTDEKAIRDLVEAWAQAVRDGDMDGVLAHHTMDVVMFDVPLPLQRTGLAAYRAAWEPFLSGGPHRGFTLGELSITAGGAAAFCHALVRVGDENDFAVRLTLGLVKARGRWLIAHEHHSAPLAEG, encoded by the coding sequence GTGGCCTCCTCTGCAAGCCAGGCCGGAGCCGAGGACACGACGACCCCATCGACCGACGAGAAGGCGATCCGAGACCTCGTCGAAGCCTGGGCGCAGGCCGTTCGCGACGGCGACATGGACGGGGTGCTCGCGCACCACACGATGGACGTCGTGATGTTCGACGTCCCACTCCCGCTGCAGCGGACGGGGCTCGCCGCGTACCGTGCGGCCTGGGAGCCGTTCCTGTCCGGGGGTCCTCATCGTGGCTTCACCCTCGGGGAGCTGAGCATCACCGCCGGAGGCGCTGCGGCGTTCTGTCATGCGCTCGTCCGGGTGGGCGACGAGAACGACTTCGCCGTTCGGCTGACGCTCGGCCTCGTCAAAGCCCGCGGGCGCTGGCTCATCGCGCACGAGCACCACTCGGCACCCCTCGCCGAGGGCTGA
- a CDS encoding ArsR/SmtB family transcription factor: MVQCFSPLDTAFGALSDATRRGILERLCHGEASISELASSFDMTLTGMQKHVHILEDAQLVMTEKVGRVRRCKLGPRRLDEAAAWIASYRGMLEARLDRLGAFLERNKGASS; encoded by the coding sequence ATGGTTCAGTGTTTTTCACCGCTCGACACCGCGTTCGGTGCCCTGTCCGACGCAACCCGCCGAGGCATCCTCGAGCGCCTCTGCCACGGTGAGGCGAGCATCAGCGAGCTTGCCAGTTCGTTCGACATGACCCTGACCGGCATGCAGAAACACGTCCACATCCTCGAGGACGCCCAGCTGGTCATGACGGAGAAGGTCGGTCGCGTCCGCAGATGCAAGCTCGGTCCACGCCGTCTGGACGAGGCGGCCGCCTGGATCGCCTCTTACCGCGGGATGCTGGAAGCCCGGCTCGATCGTCTCGGCGCGTTCCTGGAGCGCAACAAGGGGGCCTCGTCATGA
- a CDS encoding AAA family ATPase yields MSPDPSGASDHPQEHEGRVARVHVLSQERFDGAWLMAPAAAANFMSIGAEEEVRMDQELFLRAYLHRARPELLSRLSLPEATRLVSVEVSLPIEALSRRAKRDPLVAFVCVVIPAKDGDAWVMVPAVGHTFYVQRGEEFEEVVRHEVRRLLASQELSAWVLRGLLPTSDAALDVIQVPLEHKAQTGRGASRMEAIAREARRRKAIEVLEGASTRFQVEGRFGPPPLVGRDAEQSRLTALLSGKERLGVLLVGPEGSGKGALMRAYAHGSDRPVFATSGAQLVAGMSGFGEWQERVFAVMAAAQELDAVLYIDQLEDLLSAHDEEGAVDLGGALRPFVDGSKVRLVCEVREDRVDALESRHWAFFAALSRIPVPALSPALTREVLSRRVQHDTRAEPLRPHLATEAIPALVDLCERYLPYAAFPGKAVRLYEDMRALREKEQGHGGTAITLGKEQLYETFSMRTGVPEFLLREDLPLRVEELVSRLGRTVIGQEQAVRALAETIAVVKAGLQPAGKPLATFLFVGPTGVGKTELARALAELLFGSAERMARFDMSEFMTPDAADRLIRGTDRDAGLLTRRVREQPFCVILLDEIEKAHPAVFDLLLQVCGEGRLSDARGQTAYFHNAILIMTSNLGSAERRTRSGFLGGEASFGDHYTRAVEAAFRPEMVNRIDRIVAFRPLSQAEVVEVARVLIERIASRRGLVEAGVGLTLSARALRRLASDGFSETYGARALRRHLEEQLVAPVARVLSGLGAGARDLLVQVTEAGEEAESEGALQTEEVGVQHGSAGSDGETGHVVARAGAGGLLVVARKRSRVRRAQQAFGYDAVSQARREVEAWMELDPIVELKDQMDFLLTQLNTMGRDQERGRKRRSADQSKARARSRQEEVAELQAEHHRLQTLWEELTLRQEEVFRAEEAAMIALFEGTPLGPMVHTSREGQAAFRKVLPHALTALLPQRNAITLIVEELDPGMFGLWLDPLLRAMTARGWVAEIHLDGDKAGPRDGPWPEGRRWGPPRSIPDALRALEAPKRSFRNVLLRCRGAYVGAMLALEAGLHRIVLTGEAKDRGVVGDEEDRAHVYVHVVAFETAITEAQWSHPTLAPPPAGTASGRRKGGAVREHDHGTVALHIAGRRARIPVEPGLRWDQLEEVALEHLLLLEQPGSGLDRDDVYLLPELSEASDAAEDG; encoded by the coding sequence GTGAGCCCGGATCCTTCCGGCGCCTCGGATCACCCCCAGGAGCACGAGGGTCGGGTCGCTCGGGTCCACGTGCTCTCGCAGGAGCGCTTCGATGGCGCGTGGCTCATGGCGCCGGCCGCTGCGGCGAACTTCATGAGCATCGGCGCGGAAGAGGAGGTGAGGATGGACCAGGAGCTGTTCCTCCGCGCCTACCTGCACCGCGCGCGGCCAGAGCTGCTCTCTCGCCTGTCCTTGCCGGAGGCGACGCGGCTCGTCTCGGTGGAGGTGAGCCTCCCCATCGAGGCGCTGTCGCGCCGAGCGAAGCGTGATCCGCTGGTCGCGTTCGTGTGCGTGGTGATCCCGGCCAAGGACGGGGATGCGTGGGTGATGGTCCCCGCGGTGGGGCACACGTTCTACGTGCAGCGCGGCGAGGAGTTCGAGGAGGTGGTGCGCCACGAGGTGCGGCGACTTCTGGCGTCGCAAGAGCTGTCGGCCTGGGTGCTCCGGGGCCTCCTGCCGACCAGCGATGCAGCGCTGGACGTGATCCAGGTCCCGCTGGAGCACAAGGCGCAGACCGGCAGGGGGGCGTCACGGATGGAGGCCATCGCCCGCGAGGCGCGGCGCCGGAAGGCCATCGAGGTGCTCGAAGGGGCGTCGACGCGGTTCCAGGTGGAGGGGCGCTTCGGGCCGCCGCCGCTGGTGGGGCGGGACGCGGAGCAGTCGCGGCTCACGGCGCTGCTCTCGGGCAAGGAGCGTCTGGGGGTGCTGCTCGTGGGGCCGGAGGGGTCGGGCAAAGGGGCGCTCATGCGCGCGTACGCGCACGGCTCGGACCGGCCCGTGTTCGCGACGAGCGGCGCGCAGCTCGTGGCGGGAATGAGTGGGTTCGGAGAGTGGCAAGAGCGGGTGTTCGCGGTGATGGCGGCCGCGCAGGAGCTGGACGCGGTGCTCTACATCGATCAGCTCGAAGACCTGCTCTCGGCACACGACGAGGAGGGCGCCGTGGATCTCGGGGGAGCGCTCCGGCCGTTCGTCGACGGGAGCAAGGTGCGCCTCGTGTGCGAGGTCCGCGAGGATCGGGTCGACGCGCTGGAGTCGCGGCACTGGGCGTTCTTCGCGGCGCTCAGCCGGATCCCGGTTCCGGCGCTCTCGCCAGCGCTCACGCGAGAGGTGCTCTCGCGGCGCGTCCAGCACGACACGCGGGCCGAGCCGCTCCGGCCTCACCTCGCGACGGAGGCGATCCCGGCGCTCGTCGATCTGTGCGAGCGCTATCTCCCGTACGCCGCCTTCCCGGGCAAGGCCGTGCGGCTCTACGAGGACATGCGCGCGCTGCGCGAGAAGGAGCAAGGTCACGGAGGGACGGCGATCACGCTCGGGAAGGAGCAGCTCTACGAGACCTTCTCCATGCGCACGGGGGTGCCGGAGTTCCTGCTGCGCGAGGATCTGCCCCTGCGGGTCGAGGAGCTGGTCTCGCGCCTCGGCCGCACGGTGATCGGTCAGGAGCAGGCGGTGCGCGCGCTCGCGGAGACGATCGCGGTGGTGAAGGCGGGGCTACAGCCCGCCGGCAAGCCGCTGGCGACCTTTCTCTTCGTGGGGCCGACGGGCGTCGGGAAAACGGAGCTGGCTCGGGCGCTGGCCGAGCTGCTCTTCGGGTCGGCGGAGCGGATGGCGCGCTTCGACATGAGCGAGTTCATGACACCCGATGCCGCCGATCGGTTGATCCGGGGGACGGATCGCGACGCCGGGCTGCTCACGCGGCGGGTGCGGGAGCAGCCGTTCTGCGTGATCCTGCTCGACGAGATCGAGAAGGCCCACCCGGCGGTCTTCGATCTGTTGCTCCAGGTCTGCGGGGAGGGGCGCCTGTCGGACGCGCGCGGGCAGACGGCGTACTTCCACAACGCGATCCTGATCATGACGTCGAACCTGGGATCCGCGGAGCGGCGGACGCGGTCGGGGTTCCTCGGAGGCGAGGCGAGCTTCGGGGATCACTACACGCGGGCCGTGGAGGCGGCGTTCCGGCCGGAGATGGTGAACCGGATCGATCGGATCGTCGCGTTCCGGCCGCTGAGCCAGGCGGAGGTCGTGGAGGTGGCGCGGGTGCTCATCGAGCGCATCGCGTCGCGGCGGGGGCTGGTCGAGGCAGGGGTGGGGCTCACGTTGAGTGCACGCGCGCTGCGTCGGCTGGCGAGTGACGGGTTCTCCGAGACGTACGGCGCGCGCGCGCTGCGGCGGCACCTGGAGGAGCAGCTCGTGGCGCCCGTGGCGCGGGTGCTGTCGGGCCTCGGCGCCGGGGCGCGGGATCTGCTGGTGCAGGTGACGGAGGCCGGGGAAGAGGCGGAGAGCGAAGGAGCACTCCAGACGGAGGAAGTGGGCGTCCAGCACGGGTCGGCTGGAAGCGACGGGGAGACGGGGCATGTGGTGGCGCGCGCTGGCGCCGGGGGGCTGCTGGTGGTGGCGCGCAAGCGGAGCCGCGTGAGGCGCGCGCAGCAGGCGTTCGGCTACGACGCCGTGAGTCAGGCACGCCGCGAGGTGGAGGCGTGGATGGAGCTGGATCCCATCGTCGAGCTGAAGGATCAGATGGATTTCCTCCTGACCCAGCTCAACACGATGGGGCGCGACCAGGAGCGCGGACGCAAGCGTCGGAGTGCCGATCAAAGCAAGGCACGCGCCCGCAGCCGTCAGGAGGAGGTGGCCGAGCTGCAGGCGGAGCACCACCGGCTGCAGACGTTGTGGGAGGAACTCACGCTGCGACAGGAAGAGGTCTTTCGCGCGGAAGAGGCGGCGATGATCGCGCTCTTCGAGGGCACGCCCCTCGGCCCGATGGTCCACACCTCGCGGGAGGGACAGGCGGCCTTCCGGAAGGTGCTGCCGCACGCGCTGACCGCGCTGCTGCCCCAGCGGAACGCGATCACCCTGATCGTGGAGGAGCTGGACCCGGGGATGTTCGGGCTCTGGCTGGATCCGCTGCTGCGGGCGATGACCGCACGGGGCTGGGTCGCCGAGATTCACCTCGACGGCGACAAGGCAGGCCCTCGGGACGGTCCCTGGCCGGAAGGTCGCCGCTGGGGTCCGCCGCGTTCCATCCCCGACGCGCTGCGCGCGCTCGAGGCGCCGAAGCGGTCGTTCCGCAATGTTCTGCTCCGCTGCCGAGGAGCCTACGTGGGCGCGATGCTCGCGCTGGAGGCCGGGCTGCACCGGATCGTGCTCACCGGAGAAGCGAAGGACCGCGGCGTCGTGGGGGACGAGGAGGACCGGGCACACGTGTACGTGCACGTCGTGGCGTTCGAGACCGCCATCACCGAGGCGCAGTGGTCCCACCCGACCCTCGCGCCGCCCCCCGCGGGCACGGCGTCGGGGCGCCGGAAGGGCGGCGCCGTGCGCGAGCACGATCACGGCACCGTGGCGCTGCACATCGCGGGGCGACGAGCGCGCATCCCCGTCGAGCCCGGGCTGCGCTGGGATCAGCTCGAAGAGGTGGCGCTGGAGCACCTGCTCTTGCTGGAGCAGCCCGGGAGTGGGCTCGATCGCGACGACGTTTACTTGCTGCCAGAGCTCTCCGAGGCGTCCGACGCCGCAGAGGACGGCTAG